DNA sequence from the Trypanosoma brucei gambiense DAL972 chromosome 9, complete sequence genome:
GGTTATTCTTCTGAACCGACACCGCATCAAACCGAAGGGATGGGCGATCATTTCCGTGGTATGTGAGGTTGATCTGCCCAGGGTTCGCGCTGCGCGCCCTCCCGCCGCCGTATCGCTGAATGGGAAAGAAGAGACTCCCTGCTGAGAACGAGTAAATTGGTTTTACGAGTGTATAATATATTTTACCCCCAGAATTTGCTCCACTGTTGGATACGGGGGCGCTACTCCTCCGCCCCTCCTCTCGAGGTGCTACTTCTTCCTCCAGTGTGTACGTGGAGCGCGATATACTGCCCTGGTTCCGGGAGATCATCGGGAGCCTGGCACGGACGCGCGACAGGGCGGTCTGCGGGACATACTTTGGGTTAGACGGGTCATCATCATTCGGATCCGGCACAAATTTGCCAACGACAATACGCTGGCTCTCACTCGATGAATAAGTCGTTTCAGGTGTCAGGATGTCAGTGTCCTCAACTCCTCCGCGCTGCACGGAAGTAAGCGCCTGTGGGTAAAATGTGGCCACGTTTCTTGGAGGGGGAAGCACGGGTTCGGCCATCGATTCGGCGGAAGCTGAAGCACTTGGTTCTAAAAGCGCTTAGTCTGCCTCACCTCGAGTTGGGCTGTGCAAAATAAAGAGGAGTTGACAGAAGAAGGTATAGCTCAAGAAGGTGGGAACATAGAAAAGACAATTACATCacgcacaaatatatatctgTTTTTACATATGGTTAAACAGATCAGTCGTGCTCTATGCAGAGAAGTCGATGATCTTTATGGGTAGCGAAGGCCCGTCGTGACGATCAGGAACGATGGTAATCAATGTTGTATCATATTTACCTCAGTTACACCCTTACGACGGCTACAGCATGGGGTACACAACAATGGTGatagagggagagagagaaaagagtgTTATTAACGCTCGCTGAGTGCCTGAGGTACTACTACTACAGGCAGCACAATAGCACACAAAAGACCTGTGCAATGGTGGTGCAGTGGGTCGACTACTAAACTCTTATATGCTAAGCAACATGCTAGAAACGCATCCActaaaaaaggtaaaagtcCTTTTACAACTACATGTTACTCGATTGGCACTTCAATGACTCATAATAAAGAATATAAACACACTCTTGAAACAACACACCACAGCAGCGGCCCTCTCCCCCAAACGTTTGGTGATAGATCATTCAGCTCCAGTCGATACTTTCATCATGTGCCTCCCAACCACCGTAATATTCTCTTTAGCATTGGCACTCTCCATAACGCCCCTCCCCCCGGCGCACaattctcccttttttttttaaaagttggTTGCGAACCGCGTAAAAAAGAATCCCCATAACGGCGGTAACCCACTCACTGTGTTGGTGAGGTTGGTGCAAGAGCGCccacaataaacaaaaccaaacgaaaatgagaagggaagggataAATAAGGGGGAGAAGTAACACAAAGGGATGACGTGCAATCGGCACAAAGCTACATTTCTGATCCATACACGGGCTCAGTCGACAACACTGAAATGTGTAAATGGCCACCGCTTACTCAAAAGCTATGAGGAGTGAGATCATCACACATAGGCACTCCACCAAAATGGGTTGGTCACGCAGGAGAAGGTGAAAACTAAGTGGTTATGGCTGAAAGATGCGCGCAAAACgagagcaaaaacaaaaacaaaaaagacgaCTACACAAGGAGGAACTAATAATAACTACGGCGTCACCCTCCCTCTGACACACACCGGGAGGGAGAGAAGATaggaggaaaaataagaacaGATGACCCCAATTGTGTATGCAAAGCCAGTTAGGGGAAGAATCATATCATCCCTCCCCTTCTCAGTCGACACACTCAAcataaaaacaaggaaaataaCTAGAGGGATAAGAGTTCGACACTGTCCATAAACCACTGCTTAGCGAGATCATGCATTAAACGACAAACTACGCATGATTTCTTTGGCATCACGAAGCCTGTTTGGTGTCCTTGCGGGGGGTAATGAAACAGGTGGGGCAGAGAGCTGAGATAAAGAATCAGCCGGATAACATATCACCGTTTGTGGTTCTTCCCTCGGAGTTCTCACCTCAGCCACCAAACGCTTCACGCTTCTCAACGCAGCTTCAAGTGTACCAGAATCCGAGTTGCTTCGTTTACCCACAAGACGATCAGGGGAGGGCGTTTTCTCATGAGGAGCCCTTAACTTACTGAGCCACTCACCGGCAGCCAAATCCTGCGGCACATTTTCAAGCGTTGTGTCAGAATCAAgggtgctgctgcaactggAAAACGTGTCTGTGATGGCTTGCAGGATTGTGCGCTGCTTCTCCACGCCCTTGGGACTGAGATCGAGGAAATACTCCTCCAAACACTTTGAGCTCGTGTAAACATCTGGTCCAAGTACTTCTAATGGACATTTAAGACTGTATGCGCTTTGTTCAAAAAGGAATACCGTAAATGCCGCGTCCATTTCCGTGCAAACGCGCTCCAGGTGCAGTTTCGCGTACGCCTGCGTTACGCGAACAAGAGATTCCAGTAAGCGAATTGTGATCGGTACACAATCAGCAAGGTTTGGCACCGCGCCGCGGCGCTGCTGCATTTCATAGTACGCCTTGATAAGCCGTGAGGCTCCGTCGGTGAGCAGCGGACCCCCATTCTGGGAGTAATGTGCGTGAACCCACCGCAAGTAGCGACCCACATCATCAAGCGACAGCACCGAATCCGGCAACCTTCCAGCTTGCGAATAGTTGAGGATATGCGTAGCGATACGGTCGTCCGTTTCGGGTGACGGGGTGTCCCAAAGAAGAAAGACGAAGTCGAAACGGCTCAACAGTGGCCCACCAACACCAATTTCGGTCCCATTTTGACGGGTTGGGGGATTACAAGCAGATATAACAGAGCAGCAGGTACGCAGTTTGGTCACCATTCCAGCTTTGGCCACGGATATCGTTTGTTGCTCCATTGCTTCATGAAGGGAGGCCCTATcaccaacagaaacggtCCGAAGCTCGTCAATAACACAAACACCCCCATCACTCAATACCAAAGCGCCAGGCTCCAATACCCACTCTCCTTGCTCTTTCGATGCCGCAACCGTGAGACCAGCGGAAGTGCTCCCCATGCCAGTCGTGGAAGTGCTTCGTGGGGCTAAAAGGGCTGCGCATCGTAGTAACTGTGATTTTCCTGTGGAAGAatcaccaacaaaaaggCAATGGATTGTGGAGCGGACATGCATGCGCGTCTTCCCAGCCGTGGATGTCCCACCTAAAGTCGCCAAAATAACAGCCATACGAGGAGCGAAGAGTCCCGCCAAATGTGGACAAACGGAATTCACCAACGCGCTCCCTCTACCAAATTTGTCTTTGCCGAACGAGGAATAAAAGGACTCGGGTGTAAAGGCGGACTCTTCTACCTGGCCATTGTGCCTCCGCTTTGCTGCCGCAGACGCGTTGAAACTTCCGCCATCGCGGTAGGAGTCCATCACGTTAACGTTGAGCGCCCAAATGGTGGGTTCAATGATTGGCAGCGCATTTGGGTAAGTATTGCGCCATTTTGGGAAAAGAATGCCAATCACCTCCACCAACTGACCTACAGTACATTTTTTTGAGAGGTCATCTTCAAGCGTTATAAGAAGCGTGCGAGGAAGTCGACCGCTCTCGCTATGGCGCTGCTGCAGTCGGCACTCCGCGTAGTCCATCCACACCTGCCCAATCTGCTGCAACTCCTCTCCTTTGCATTCTTTGTTCGCACAATGAGGTTTCAACTTTGTTGAGCGGTCAAACGGGCTTGAGGTCAACTCCACTGTCTCAAGGCATTTGAAGCACTTTAACTTGCGCACCAGCGGTACCACCTTCTTTGTATTCATCCGGACAATTGATCCACAAACACTAACCAATACCCCGCGCTGGGGAGGCAGCGAGGGCGGCGGGGTTCCCACTGTAGGAAGATGCGAAAGCCGTGGTGATAAATCACTAGGGTTAAGATGGCGCCCAGCTTTGGCGCAAACCTCCGCACAGATTTTTCTGAGCGCGTCCATGACGGTGGTAGTATGGTAGAACAGGAGGTCCGCAACGGATGGACAAGCCGCCAGTAACTTCATGCAGTCCACATCAAGCGTCCATAGATTCCTAGTGGGAAGAGCTTCCCCGGAGAGCAGCTCCGTCATACACTGCGGGGGCTCACAACattcaacaaaaaatgagCGCAGCTGCATCAATAAATTATCCGTTATTGGTGCAACACCATTCATCGTGACGCACTAGTACTCCAACAACCGAGCTAATATCTCCCAGTACTCTAGCACACAGAAAGGAGTATTCGCAGAGTAATCGCCCCACCCGCACTGCAGCGGCTGAGAAACGCATTTATGCATTGGATAAAACGGAGAAAACATAGCATCAAATTGCAGCAGGacgcaaaaaggaaaaaaagcatGTTACcttatatatacaaaaaggGTAGGGAAACCCCGTCAACCATAGCCTATTTCTATTTTACCTGTCTGCTCACTGCCTATCAAGCGTTCGATTCCGCCACACTCGTAATCGCACACTTCCAAACAGTGTGTTTACCACATGTATGGAAAcatatgtatgcatatatatatatatacgtattcTGTTTGCTGTTACGTTGCTGCAGCCTGGTCCTACGGGCTGCACAGGTGAAAATAGTATGCCTCCCAGTCTTGATTTTGGGCTTCTTCATACAACTCAATCATCTGCTCATTTCGAATCTCGTTCTCCAACTCAACGAGAAGGTCGACTACCGATGGGTCGGTCAGATCGCACTCGAATTCAGATCCTATAAATGCATATTCGTTGGCTGTGGGCTGGACAGGCTTGTCTGACTCCTCCCGCCGAAGCCGCAGGTCGCTAAGCCGCATGTCCCGTCTGCAGGCAGCATTATAATGCATCATCCGCTCCTTAATCTCTTGGCGCCTGGAGTACAGTGCCTTGACGCCGACCTTTTGCATGGTGCAAGCCTATTGCATTCAACACCTCAAGTGTGGCCGTCCGCGGACTTACTGATAGGAAATAATTTTTcctaaaaaagaggggaaatgatAGAATAACACGCGAACAAACGACCGCTACGTTAAAAGAGGTTTGAAATTAATTATCTTCACACGCTCTGGCATTAAAAAATAGCCCCCCCAAAGACACTCAGCACTCTATGCTAAATGGAGGGGGGATGTAATATGCAAAACGGGAGGCGAAACAATGAAGTCAACACTTTTCACTGCTCACTATGAAGCACCTTTTCAATGGAATCATGTGGGTAGAAGGACGAAGCaggatattttttttaccctgAAAAATGTGCTTCCCAACACGACTAGCAGTTACAGTTCGAACATCCGTGGTAAGAAACGATACACAGCGCGCCCCACACCGTGTAACCGAACGCCTTCGGGTAACTGAAACTTCGCCGTGTGTTCCTTCTGTGAAATTAACTCGCACGCCCTCCCTTTAATTTGCGTCTCGTGATTCCGTTAGTTTGTCATGTTGATGATGCACTTACAACTATTTCCATCGCTGCACAACTGTTTGGTGAAACGAGTGGAGGGTGTAgagaaatacaaaacaagTAGCGAAAAGGTGGAAACAGATGTGACGGAGTAAAACCCAAATAACGCAACAGGTGTAAGCAAAGTACAACAGCGGAAAAATGAGCCCGCTACAATCAAAGGGAGGTATAACGTCACTGTTGAAACTATTATCAACGGCCATGCGATGGAAATGTATGAAAGTATGTCACAttagcaaaaataaaaataaaataaaataatagtCTGTTGCCTAAATATAAACGTTGAGATCTTAAGGATAAAACAACGAGGGAAAGCACGGAGGGTCGGAAGCACACTCTCCCCGACGAGATTCGTATGCTGAGGGTTTTCTGTTCTGTCAACCTCAATCTCGCCCCCACACTCCGAGAGTGGATCTCGGGAAGAAAGCGCTCCAGAGACGCAATAAGAAAACTCAGTGCAAATAAAGGGATATGTAAAAGTAATCACAATAGCTGAGGGAAGaattgaaaataaaaaggaaagcgttGGGACAAAGTAAATGTCAGACGGAAGAACAAACCAGGCAAAGTGCAGCTGAAGACGTCAACACCACATCACACACCATCAAGCGGCTACGCCAGATACTcccacgcacacaaacacacacgcgaAACAAATGACAGGGAACGGAAAAGGGACGATGAAAACACAACAGTCGCAAGTAGAAACATTCCATAGGAAAGCTACCTACTCACGTGCGTCAACAATCCCTTGCTCCGATATGCTGAAAACACATTCCACCTCCGGCAACGACGGACTGTCATATATCTTACACACGCGCTGATCCCCCCGTCCTTTGCGCAGCGACAGTCGCGTCGTTGAGGCATGCGCAAGAATATGACCTCCAATAGGCTTTTTGGGGTCGGCCACAAACATGGAGGCGCCACCAGGATCCGCAACCACCTGATTTGTTATGTACACAGCAACGTTATACTCCTCCGCAAGTTTAATCATGTTGCTCAACATCTTGGCCAGTTTCTGCTGCCGCTCCGCGAGCTCCCCTCTGCCAGAAAAATCCACGCGAAAGAGAGCCGTTACACTGTCTACAACAAGGAGACTGAACTGATCCTCTACCATCTTCGCAGCAACCATTGACAAGAGGTGCATCTGATGCTCGTGCGTGTAAGCTCGTGCCACGAGAATGTTCCCCAGTACGGCCTCAACGTCGAGACCAAAACGCTCTGCGATGGGCTTAATCCGCTCAGGTCTGAAAGTTGCCTCTGTGTCAACATAAATAGCTTTACCATTGCCGCCCCCCATTGAAATGGGGAGTTGGCACGTTACGCACAATGTGTGTGCTATCTGCGTTTTACCGGTTCGGAACTCACCAAACGCCTCCGTAATTGACATGCTTTCTATGCCACCGCCCAACAACTGATCCAGAGCCGTGCTTCCAGTTGTTACACGGGTCACCCTCCCTCTCTGTTGCAGGTAAGCCGTTCCAACGCTGAAACCGCAATCCGATAACTTCCGTGCCGCCTCGATAATTTTGTCAACTTTGGCATCAGACAAACCCTTGATAAGAACAAGATCCTTTCGGCACTGCATGTGAATCCCAGTCACAGTGAATATACCCGCCTGCCGCAGCTTAGCGACATCCGCCGCGGCAACCCCCTGCTCGGTAAGGCGGTCAATCTCCATGATGGTGTGCGCCGCGTCCTCATGCGTCGAGTTGTCCGTGGAAACCGCCGCATCCTTCGCCTCACTTTTGCCCGACCGCGTTCCCACGTGCTGCATCAAGTTCCTTCAGATAATTGAAAGCGTGGCCCACTACCTAAAGTAAACGCATGGGAGTTAAGAGGTGAATCAGATCAAAAGAAAGTGTAGTTGCGGCAGCGCAGTCGTGAAAcagagaagaggaaggaagtaaATACAACAGATCATGCGGAGGAGAACGGAGAACCAAGGGACTAACTGTAGTACTCATTCGTGAAGGCGCTAATTATGATGATGAGACAGTGCCCGTGCCTTTGGAAGACAGTGCTGCCACAGGAATTTCCTCGATACCCATTGGCAGGAGTCATTGATAACACACCAAGATGTTGGTATAACTTGAAAATGAAATGTAACCACAGCAGCGGAACGCAGAAGTCAGGAAAAGGCTacaaagaaagtaaatgGTGCACAAAGCCATCAAAACGGTTGCTGAGAGAACTGGTACAGAGTGTCGCAAACCCTCTGTAACGTTGAGTCTACGAAAGCCGGCATGAACCCCTTACGGGCGAGCCGAGTCAAATTCTCCCGAATTCCGTAGAACGCAAGCCGTACGTTTCCATCAATGCGATACAAGTTCTTGGCGTATTGTATATAGAAGAGCGTGAAGATGGCTCCCCCAGAGAATATAACAGTCAACAGCATTATAGCCTCCAACGACACCGCATGCATAATGAGTCTTTGAGCGTTTGAAGTTATCGACTGCGCGTAGCGCAACCCCGCTTGATAAGCTGCTGGTGCAACCTGCTGCACTCTTGAGAAGTTAGTAGCGAGAGAGAGTGCACTGTAGAGGCCCTGAACGACGACAAGTGGAAGTTGCGCCCGAACTCCTGAGATCAATGCCACAAGACAGAGAATCAAGTCCAAAGTGCAGCGCACGTCAAACCACGACTTGAGTATAGACAAGTCGGGAACCAGCATGTGCCTGGAATGTGCGATAACAGCGTGGCGCACGGCAGCGGCTATcaataacaaaaaccaaGCGGAGCTTCCGTTCACCCCAATGAGTGAAGAAGCGAGCGCCGCAAAGGAAAGAACTAACACTAAAGTGTCAACAAGCAATCCTACCGTACCATGTGGTGTAATTTGGGGCATGACCACCGGTGAGCCACCAAACTGCGCCTGTCCCCGATTCATTTCTTGCCGCAGCTTTTGCAAATTTTCCCGACTACTGCTGTCGGTAGGTTCCAACGCCAGCGCCTTTTCGTATTCTGCTGCGGCCTCCCTTAAATTTCCCATTTTCCAAAATGCCTCACCCACTCGTTTATGTGCCTTGAAGTTGTCTCGAACACCGAGTGAGCGCCGCGCAAACGAGATAGCGGCTTCACATCTTCCGAGGGAAAAGCTTGCGGCCGCAGCATTATTTAAAAGGTCGATGTTCCCACCATCGAGCGCGAGCCCTTCTTCGTAGTATTTCAGTGCCTCTTCAAAGCGCTTTGCTGCGTACGCCTCGTTACCCTTTTGCTTCAATTCCGTTGCGGTTGTCATTTCCCCCAAATTAACGTTTTAAACACCGCCTTTTTGTGTTATCTCGCAGGCACGTGTGTATGTTATTTTTCCTGAAAGTATTCCTATGGTCAGTGGTGTactctcttttccccttacTGTAGTTGCCTGCGctcacttccctttcccttgttttttccttgtggCTGAGGGCAGACCACCGTAAGTTGGGGCACACAACCGCACAGAgtatgcaagaaaaaaaaataataaacaaaggcagatttttttaaaagaaaaaagcgggaaagaaaagtgagtAACGTTAAGGGCATAAACCAGTGACTGCCTTCGCATTTAAATATGGCAATGAAAACGTGGCATCTTCACATTGAAGATGCGCtaagaagcaaaagaaatgagCCATTCCTCgcttcctctcttttatcCCCTGCGCGCATGCGCACATTCCTACCTGCAGAAGCAAATTAACTGATATGAGAATCACAACTATATATTATATGCACTGACAAAACCTTCGCACTGCTACATTTATTCGGCACCGCATCGCGGTAGCCGACTGTCCCCCACAATGTTGTCAAGGACagtggaaaaagaataagGGTGATATCGAAACGAAGCAAGTGATTACTCAACTAAAATGTAACGTGGTTGACAACCTTTGCTCAGCGCGATTGAAACTTACTTGCAGCCTCCCTCGGTGCAACGACAGGCCGCCTCCCAAAGACTTTGTTGTAGTTGTCCTCACGGTTGACAAGCTCAAGTTTATACATCTTCATATCCTCCAACGCCTTCTTCAGGtcctgttcctttttctttgcctccTTCATGAGGCGGTTAATCATCTCCACATCTTCCTGACGCGACTCTCGGTACTCATAGCGGTGGCGAAGGTCATCAAACGCCCTCTGCAACTCCCTTAACCTTGCATTGTGCCCTGTACGCTCttcttgctgttgctgaATCAGGTCGTCAACAAACATCTTGTGTTTCATGCCCAGTTCATTCAAGATGTTCTCCGCTTGTTGTTCCAAATGTTGCATCTTCTCGTCATGATCATGCTGTTTCCGCCTGAGAATTTCATCAAACTCGGACTTTGCTGCCGCCAGCCTCTGGCGCTCCATTTTCAACTCCTCCGAGCACCTACCCAACTCGTTAGTAAGCCCGTCAATCCTTAACATCGCGTCACGAAGTTCCTCCTGTGTATTATTGTACTTTAGTCGCAGCGCAGAAAGAGATTCGTCTGCCCGTCGCTGCAAGTTGTCACGCTCCATCGCAGCCGAGGCTCGTAGGTTGTCAAGTTCTGCCTTCGCCTTCTGCTCGCAAGAATCCATTACGGCCTTGAGGGATTCCTGCAACCTTGTTTCCGCGTCCTGAATTGCTCGCTTCGCATCTTCTCTCAGCGTTGCAATGGTAGCCTCTAGAT
Encoded proteins:
- a CDS encoding RAD51/dmc1 protein, putative; the encoded protein is MQHVGTRSGKSEAKDAAVSTDNSTHEDAAHTIMEIDRLTEQGVAAADVAKLRQAGIFTVTGIHMQCRKDLVLIKGLSDAKVDKIIEAARKLSDCGFSVGTAYLQQRGRVTRVTTGSTALDQLLGGGIESMSITEAFGEFRTGKTQIAHTLCVTCQLPISMGGGNGKAIYVDTEATFRPERIKPIAERFGLDVEAVLGNILVARAYTHEHQMHLLSMVAAKMVEDQFSLLVVDSVTALFRVDFSGRGELAERQQKLAKMLSNMIKLAEEYNVAVYITNQVVADPGGASMFVADPKKPIGGHILAHASTTRLSLRKGRGDQRVCKIYDSPSLPEVECVFSISEQGIVDARE
- a CDS encoding minichromosome maintenance (MCM) complex subunit,putative; this translates as MNGVAPITDNLLMQLRSFFVECCEPPQCMTELLSGEALPTRNLWTLDVDCMKLLAACPSVADLLFYHTTTVMDALRKICAEVCAKAGRHLNPSDLSPRLSHLPTVGTPPPSLPPQRGVLVSVCGSIVRMNTKKVVPLVRKLKCFKCLETVELTSSPFDRSTKLKPHCANKECKGEELQQIGQVWMDYAECRLQQRHSESGRLPRTLLITLEDDLSKKCTVGQLVEVIGILFPKWRNTYPNALPIIEPTIWALNVNVMDSYRDGGSFNASAAAKRRHNGQVEESAFTPESFYSSFGKDKFGRGSALVNSVCPHLAGLFAPRMAVILATLGGTSTAGKTRMHVRSTIHCLFVGDSSTGKSQLLRCAALLAPRSTSTTGMGSTSAGLTVAASKEQGEWVLEPGALVLSDGGVCVIDELRTVSVGDRASLHEAMEQQTISVAKAGMVTKLRTCCSVISACNPPTRQNGTEIGVGGPLLSRFDFVFLLWDTPSPETDDRIATHILNYSQAGRLPDSVLSLDDVGRYLRWVHAHYSQNGGPLLTDGASRLIKAYYEMQQRRGAVPNLADCVPITIRLLESLVRVTQAYAKLHLERVCTEMDAAFTVFLFEQSAYSLKCPLEVLGPDVYTSSKCLEEYFLDLSPKGVEKQRTILQAITDTFSSCSSTLDSDTTLENVPQDLAAGEWLSKLRAPHEKTPSPDRLVGKRSNSDSGTLEAALRSVKRLVAEVRTPREEPQTVICYPADSLSQLSAPPVSLPPARTPNRLRDAKEIMRSLSFNA